A single window of Mugil cephalus isolate CIBA_MC_2020 chromosome 1, CIBA_Mcephalus_1.1, whole genome shotgun sequence DNA harbors:
- the LOC125010706 gene encoding deoxynucleoside triphosphate triphosphohydrolase SAMHD1-like, producing MAARKDVNETPGKVFNDPIHGHVELHPLLVKIIDTPQFQRLRNIKQLGGGYFVYPGACHNRFEHSIGVAYLAEELAKALQSRQPELNITDRDILCVQIAGLCHDLGHGPFSHLFDGRFIPEALGNRDWKHEDASIEMFDHLVESNNLKEVMESYGLVLPDDQLFIKEMINGSLKDPQAAQAEWPYKGRTRDKSFLYEIVSNKRNGIDVDKFDYFARDCHHLGIQNNFDHWRFIKLARVCEAQGGKQICSRDKEVSNLYNMFHTRNYLHRRAYQHRVKVNIEIMIKDAFMKANDHIKIRGSNGKMFKLSEAKDDMEAYSKLTDHLFDNILYSESKEESKGESKESTNLAREILHRIVSRKLYKLVGKAKNKDHPERKIETATIETLKQELTEAGIPPDDFEVVVITYDYGMKDKDPLANTYFYRKENPNNAYPIHPNQLPRFLPARFSESIIRVYWKNIDETNLKTAKDKFRGWCRSKGFQVLRNLDDEAEDEVQK from the exons GGGGGCTATTTTGTTTACCCTGGAGCATGCCACAACCGCTTTGAACACTCCATCGG GGTGGCATACTTAGCAGAAGAACTTGCAAAAGCTCTGCAATCAAGGCAACCAGAACTCAACATAACTGATAGAGACATCCTTTGTGTCCAGATTGCAGGTCTTTGTCATGACCTGG GACACGGGCCCTTTTCTCACCTCTTTGATGGGAGGTTCATTCCTGAGGCACTGGGAAACCGAGACTGGAAG CATGAGGATGCTTCTATAGAAATGTTTGATCACCTGGTGGAATCTAATAATCTGAAAGAAGTGATGGAGAGTTATGGATTGGTCCTTCCAGATGACCAGCTCTTCATCAAGGAGATGATTAACGGTTCTCTAAAGGATCCTCAAGCAGCTCAGGCTGAG TGGCCGTACAAAGGACGCACGAGGGACAAGTCCTTCCTCTATGAGATTGTGTCCAACAAGAGAAACGGCATTGATGTGGACAAGTTTGACTACTTTGCCAG GGACTGCCACCACCTGGGCATCCAGAACAACTTTGACCACTGGCGTTTCATAAAGCTTGCCAGGGTTTGTGAGGCGCAGGGGGGGAAGCAAATCTGCTCCAGAGACAAG GAGGTGAGCAATCTGTACAACATGTTCCATACAAGGAACTACTTACACAGAAGAGCCTACCAGCACAGAGTAAAAGTGAATATAGAGATCAT GATCAAAGATGCCTTCATGAAAGCAAATGATCACATCAAGATTCGAGGTTCAAATGGGAAGATGTTCAAACTTTCTGAGGCCAAAGATGACATGGAGGCCTACAGCAAGCTGACAG ACCACTTGTTTGACAACATACTCTACTCTGAATCCAAAGAAGAATCCAAAGGAGAATCAAAAGAATCAACAAATCTTGCAAGAGAGATTCTTCACAGGATCGTCTCTCGAAAACTGTACAAGCTTGTGGGTAAAGCCAAG AATAAGGACCATCCAGAAAGGAAAATAGAAACa GCTACTATTGAAACTTTGAAACAGGAACTGACTGAGGCTGGAATTCCACCTGATGACTTTGAAGTTGTT GTCATCACTTATGACTATGGGATGAAAGACAAGGACCCTCTTGCCAACACATATTTCTACAGAAAGGAGAACCCGAACAACGCATACCCAATCCACCCAAACCAA CTGCCCAGATTTCTTCCAGCGCGTTTTTCTGAAAGCATCATTCGGGTTTACTGGAAGAACATCGATGAGACAAATCTGAAAACTGCCAAAGACAAGTTTCGTGGATGGTGCAGGAGCAAGGGATTTCAAGTACTGAG GAACTTGGACGatgaagctgaagatgaagttcaaaaatga